In Symphalangus syndactylus isolate Jambi chromosome 6, NHGRI_mSymSyn1-v2.1_pri, whole genome shotgun sequence, a genomic segment contains:
- the ZNF212 gene encoding zinc finger protein 212 isoform X2, giving the protein MAESAPARHRRKRRSTPLTSSTLPSQATEKSSYFQTTEISLWTVVAAIQAVEKKMESQAARLQSLEGRTGTAEKKLADCEKMAVEFGNQLEGKWAVLGTLLQEYGLLQRRLENVENLLRNRNFWILRLPPGSKGEAPKVSRSLENDGVCFTEQEWENLEDWQKELYRNVMESNYETLVSLKVLGQTEGEAELGTEMLGDLEEEGPGGAHPAGGVMIKQELQYTQEGPVDLSGEFSCIADEQAFLSPEQTELWGGQGSSVLLETGPGDSTLEEPVGSRDPSSSRTVGCPKQKSHRQVQLGQECGQGLKLKKDISHPYECSECEITFRYKQQLATHLRSHSAWESCTPEEPEESLRPRPRLKPQTKKAKLHQCDVCLRSFSCKVSLVTHQRCHLQEGPSASRHVQERFSPNSLVALPGHIPWRKSRSSLICGYCGKSFSHPSDLVRHQRIHTGERPYSCTECEKSFVQKQHLLQHQKIHQRERGGLALEPGRPNGLL; this is encoded by the exons CACAGGAGAAAACGACGCTCCACACCTTTAACTTCTTCCACACTTCCTTCACAAGCAACAGAGAAAAGCTCCTATTTTCAGACCACCGAGATCTCACTCTGGACGGTGGTGGCTGCTATTCAGGCTGTGGAGAAGAAGATGGAGTCCCAGGCTGCCCGGCTACAGAGTCTGGAGGGACGCACGGGGACAGCTGAGAAGAAGCTGGCTGATTGCGAGAAGATGGCCGTGGAGTTCGGGAACCAGCTGGAGGGCAAATGGGCCGTGCTGGGGACCCTGCTGCAGGAGTACGGGCTGCTGCAGAGGCGGCTGGAGAACGTGGAGAACCTGCTGCGCAACAGGAACTTCTGGATCCTGCGGCTGCCCCCAGGCAGCAAGGGGGAGGCCCCCAAG GTGTCCAGGTCACTGGAGAATGATGGTGTCTGTTTCACCGAGCAGGAATGGGAGAATCTGGAGGATTGGCAGAAGGAGCTCTACAGAAACGTGATGGAGAGTAACTATGAGACACTGGTCTCTCTGA AGGTCCTTGGCCAGACAGAGGGAGAAGCGGAGTTGGGTACAGAGATGCTGGGTGACTTGGAAGAGGAAGGTCCTGGTGGTGCCCACCCAG CAGGTGGGGTCATGATCAAACAGGAGCTACAGTATACACAGGAAGGCCCTGTGGATCTTTCTGGAGAGTTCTCATGCATTGCTGACGAGCAGGCTTTCCTGAGCCCGGAGCAGACTGAGCTCTGGGGTGGTCAGGGCAGTTCTGTCCTCTTGGAAACAGGTCCTGGGGACTCTACTCTAGAGGAGCCTGTTGGTAGTAGAGATCCTAGCAGCAGCAGAACTGTGGGCTGCCCGAAGCAGAAATCTCATAGGCAGGTACAGCTCGGCCAGGAATGTGGGCAAGGCCTGAAGCTGAAAAAGGACATTTCCCACCCCTACGAATGTTCTGAGTGTGAGATCACCTTCCGCTATAAGCAGCAGCTGGCCACACATCTGCGCAGTCACTCTGCGTGGGAGTCTTGTACACCTGAGGAGCCAGAGGAGAGCCTTAGGCCCAGGCCACGGCTGAAACCACAGACCAAAAAGGCCAAGCTGCATCAGTGTGATGTGTGCCTGAGGAGCTTCAGCTGCAAGGTGAGCCTGGTGACCCATCAGCGTTGCCACCTGCAGGAGGGGCCCAGTGCCAGCCGGCATGTCCAGGAGAGGTTCTCACCGAACAGCCTGGTTGCCCTGCCTGGCCACATCCCTTGGAGGAAAAGCCGGAGTTCCCTCATCTGTGGTTACTGTGGCAAGAGCTTCAGTCACCCATCTGACTTAGTGCGGCACCAGCGCATCCACACGGGCGAGCGGCCCTACAGCTGCACCGAGTGTGAGAAGAGCTTTGTCCAGAAGCAGCACCTCCTGCAGCACCAGAAGATCCACCAGCGGGAGCGGGGCGGGCTGGCCCTGGAGCCCGGAAGGCCCAATGGCCTGCTTTAA
- the ZNF212 gene encoding zinc finger protein 212 isoform X1: MAESAPARGWCNKLGSLNNRNSVSQFRRLGVCNQDVCRHRRKRRSTPLTSSTLPSQATEKSSYFQTTEISLWTVVAAIQAVEKKMESQAARLQSLEGRTGTAEKKLADCEKMAVEFGNQLEGKWAVLGTLLQEYGLLQRRLENVENLLRNRNFWILRLPPGSKGEAPKVSRSLENDGVCFTEQEWENLEDWQKELYRNVMESNYETLVSLKVLGQTEGEAELGTEMLGDLEEEGPGGAHPAGGVMIKQELQYTQEGPVDLSGEFSCIADEQAFLSPEQTELWGGQGSSVLLETGPGDSTLEEPVGSRDPSSSRTVGCPKQKSHRQVQLGQECGQGLKLKKDISHPYECSECEITFRYKQQLATHLRSHSAWESCTPEEPEESLRPRPRLKPQTKKAKLHQCDVCLRSFSCKVSLVTHQRCHLQEGPSASRHVQERFSPNSLVALPGHIPWRKSRSSLICGYCGKSFSHPSDLVRHQRIHTGERPYSCTECEKSFVQKQHLLQHQKIHQRERGGLALEPGRPNGLL; encoded by the exons CACAGGAGAAAACGACGCTCCACACCTTTAACTTCTTCCACACTTCCTTCACAAGCAACAGAGAAAAGCTCCTATTTTCAGACCACCGAGATCTCACTCTGGACGGTGGTGGCTGCTATTCAGGCTGTGGAGAAGAAGATGGAGTCCCAGGCTGCCCGGCTACAGAGTCTGGAGGGACGCACGGGGACAGCTGAGAAGAAGCTGGCTGATTGCGAGAAGATGGCCGTGGAGTTCGGGAACCAGCTGGAGGGCAAATGGGCCGTGCTGGGGACCCTGCTGCAGGAGTACGGGCTGCTGCAGAGGCGGCTGGAGAACGTGGAGAACCTGCTGCGCAACAGGAACTTCTGGATCCTGCGGCTGCCCCCAGGCAGCAAGGGGGAGGCCCCCAAG GTGTCCAGGTCACTGGAGAATGATGGTGTCTGTTTCACCGAGCAGGAATGGGAGAATCTGGAGGATTGGCAGAAGGAGCTCTACAGAAACGTGATGGAGAGTAACTATGAGACACTGGTCTCTCTGA AGGTCCTTGGCCAGACAGAGGGAGAAGCGGAGTTGGGTACAGAGATGCTGGGTGACTTGGAAGAGGAAGGTCCTGGTGGTGCCCACCCAG CAGGTGGGGTCATGATCAAACAGGAGCTACAGTATACACAGGAAGGCCCTGTGGATCTTTCTGGAGAGTTCTCATGCATTGCTGACGAGCAGGCTTTCCTGAGCCCGGAGCAGACTGAGCTCTGGGGTGGTCAGGGCAGTTCTGTCCTCTTGGAAACAGGTCCTGGGGACTCTACTCTAGAGGAGCCTGTTGGTAGTAGAGATCCTAGCAGCAGCAGAACTGTGGGCTGCCCGAAGCAGAAATCTCATAGGCAGGTACAGCTCGGCCAGGAATGTGGGCAAGGCCTGAAGCTGAAAAAGGACATTTCCCACCCCTACGAATGTTCTGAGTGTGAGATCACCTTCCGCTATAAGCAGCAGCTGGCCACACATCTGCGCAGTCACTCTGCGTGGGAGTCTTGTACACCTGAGGAGCCAGAGGAGAGCCTTAGGCCCAGGCCACGGCTGAAACCACAGACCAAAAAGGCCAAGCTGCATCAGTGTGATGTGTGCCTGAGGAGCTTCAGCTGCAAGGTGAGCCTGGTGACCCATCAGCGTTGCCACCTGCAGGAGGGGCCCAGTGCCAGCCGGCATGTCCAGGAGAGGTTCTCACCGAACAGCCTGGTTGCCCTGCCTGGCCACATCCCTTGGAGGAAAAGCCGGAGTTCCCTCATCTGTGGTTACTGTGGCAAGAGCTTCAGTCACCCATCTGACTTAGTGCGGCACCAGCGCATCCACACGGGCGAGCGGCCCTACAGCTGCACCGAGTGTGAGAAGAGCTTTGTCCAGAAGCAGCACCTCCTGCAGCACCAGAAGATCCACCAGCGGGAGCGGGGCGGGCTGGCCCTGGAGCCCGGAAGGCCCAATGGCCTGCTTTAA
- the ZNF212 gene encoding zinc finger protein 212 isoform X3: MAESAPARHRRKRRSTPLTSSTLPSQATEKSSYFQTTEISLWTVVAAIQAVEKKMESQAARLQSLEGRTGTAEKKLADCEKMAVEFGNQLEGKWAVLGTLLQEYGLLQRRLENVENLLRNRNFWILRLPPGSKGEAPKVSRSLENDGVCFTEQEWENLEDWQKELYRNVMESNYETLVSLKVLGQTEGEAELGTEMLGDLEEEGPGGAHPGGVMIKQELQYTQEGPVDLSGEFSCIADEQAFLSPEQTELWGGQGSSVLLETGPGDSTLEEPVGSRDPSSSRTVGCPKQKSHRQVQLGQECGQGLKLKKDISHPYECSECEITFRYKQQLATHLRSHSAWESCTPEEPEESLRPRPRLKPQTKKAKLHQCDVCLRSFSCKVSLVTHQRCHLQEGPSASRHVQERFSPNSLVALPGHIPWRKSRSSLICGYCGKSFSHPSDLVRHQRIHTGERPYSCTECEKSFVQKQHLLQHQKIHQRERGGLALEPGRPNGLL; this comes from the exons CACAGGAGAAAACGACGCTCCACACCTTTAACTTCTTCCACACTTCCTTCACAAGCAACAGAGAAAAGCTCCTATTTTCAGACCACCGAGATCTCACTCTGGACGGTGGTGGCTGCTATTCAGGCTGTGGAGAAGAAGATGGAGTCCCAGGCTGCCCGGCTACAGAGTCTGGAGGGACGCACGGGGACAGCTGAGAAGAAGCTGGCTGATTGCGAGAAGATGGCCGTGGAGTTCGGGAACCAGCTGGAGGGCAAATGGGCCGTGCTGGGGACCCTGCTGCAGGAGTACGGGCTGCTGCAGAGGCGGCTGGAGAACGTGGAGAACCTGCTGCGCAACAGGAACTTCTGGATCCTGCGGCTGCCCCCAGGCAGCAAGGGGGAGGCCCCCAAG GTGTCCAGGTCACTGGAGAATGATGGTGTCTGTTTCACCGAGCAGGAATGGGAGAATCTGGAGGATTGGCAGAAGGAGCTCTACAGAAACGTGATGGAGAGTAACTATGAGACACTGGTCTCTCTGA AGGTCCTTGGCCAGACAGAGGGAGAAGCGGAGTTGGGTACAGAGATGCTGGGTGACTTGGAAGAGGAAGGTCCTGGTGGTGCCCACCCAG GTGGGGTCATGATCAAACAGGAGCTACAGTATACACAGGAAGGCCCTGTGGATCTTTCTGGAGAGTTCTCATGCATTGCTGACGAGCAGGCTTTCCTGAGCCCGGAGCAGACTGAGCTCTGGGGTGGTCAGGGCAGTTCTGTCCTCTTGGAAACAGGTCCTGGGGACTCTACTCTAGAGGAGCCTGTTGGTAGTAGAGATCCTAGCAGCAGCAGAACTGTGGGCTGCCCGAAGCAGAAATCTCATAGGCAGGTACAGCTCGGCCAGGAATGTGGGCAAGGCCTGAAGCTGAAAAAGGACATTTCCCACCCCTACGAATGTTCTGAGTGTGAGATCACCTTCCGCTATAAGCAGCAGCTGGCCACACATCTGCGCAGTCACTCTGCGTGGGAGTCTTGTACACCTGAGGAGCCAGAGGAGAGCCTTAGGCCCAGGCCACGGCTGAAACCACAGACCAAAAAGGCCAAGCTGCATCAGTGTGATGTGTGCCTGAGGAGCTTCAGCTGCAAGGTGAGCCTGGTGACCCATCAGCGTTGCCACCTGCAGGAGGGGCCCAGTGCCAGCCGGCATGTCCAGGAGAGGTTCTCACCGAACAGCCTGGTTGCCCTGCCTGGCCACATCCCTTGGAGGAAAAGCCGGAGTTCCCTCATCTGTGGTTACTGTGGCAAGAGCTTCAGTCACCCATCTGACTTAGTGCGGCACCAGCGCATCCACACGGGCGAGCGGCCCTACAGCTGCACCGAGTGTGAGAAGAGCTTTGTCCAGAAGCAGCACCTCCTGCAGCACCAGAAGATCCACCAGCGGGAGCGGGGCGGGCTGGCCCTGGAGCCCGGAAGGCCCAATGGCCTGCTTTAA
- the ZNF212 gene encoding zinc finger protein 212 isoform X4, with translation MESQAARLQSLEGRTGTAEKKLADCEKMAVEFGNQLEGKWAVLGTLLQEYGLLQRRLENVENLLRNRNFWILRLPPGSKGEAPKVSRSLENDGVCFTEQEWENLEDWQKELYRNVMESNYETLVSLKVLGQTEGEAELGTEMLGDLEEEGPGGAHPAGGVMIKQELQYTQEGPVDLSGEFSCIADEQAFLSPEQTELWGGQGSSVLLETGPGDSTLEEPVGSRDPSSSRTVGCPKQKSHRQVQLGQECGQGLKLKKDISHPYECSECEITFRYKQQLATHLRSHSAWESCTPEEPEESLRPRPRLKPQTKKAKLHQCDVCLRSFSCKVSLVTHQRCHLQEGPSASRHVQERFSPNSLVALPGHIPWRKSRSSLICGYCGKSFSHPSDLVRHQRIHTGERPYSCTECEKSFVQKQHLLQHQKIHQRERGGLALEPGRPNGLL, from the exons ATGGAGTCCCAGGCTGCCCGGCTACAGAGTCTGGAGGGACGCACGGGGACAGCTGAGAAGAAGCTGGCTGATTGCGAGAAGATGGCCGTGGAGTTCGGGAACCAGCTGGAGGGCAAATGGGCCGTGCTGGGGACCCTGCTGCAGGAGTACGGGCTGCTGCAGAGGCGGCTGGAGAACGTGGAGAACCTGCTGCGCAACAGGAACTTCTGGATCCTGCGGCTGCCCCCAGGCAGCAAGGGGGAGGCCCCCAAG GTGTCCAGGTCACTGGAGAATGATGGTGTCTGTTTCACCGAGCAGGAATGGGAGAATCTGGAGGATTGGCAGAAGGAGCTCTACAGAAACGTGATGGAGAGTAACTATGAGACACTGGTCTCTCTGA AGGTCCTTGGCCAGACAGAGGGAGAAGCGGAGTTGGGTACAGAGATGCTGGGTGACTTGGAAGAGGAAGGTCCTGGTGGTGCCCACCCAG CAGGTGGGGTCATGATCAAACAGGAGCTACAGTATACACAGGAAGGCCCTGTGGATCTTTCTGGAGAGTTCTCATGCATTGCTGACGAGCAGGCTTTCCTGAGCCCGGAGCAGACTGAGCTCTGGGGTGGTCAGGGCAGTTCTGTCCTCTTGGAAACAGGTCCTGGGGACTCTACTCTAGAGGAGCCTGTTGGTAGTAGAGATCCTAGCAGCAGCAGAACTGTGGGCTGCCCGAAGCAGAAATCTCATAGGCAGGTACAGCTCGGCCAGGAATGTGGGCAAGGCCTGAAGCTGAAAAAGGACATTTCCCACCCCTACGAATGTTCTGAGTGTGAGATCACCTTCCGCTATAAGCAGCAGCTGGCCACACATCTGCGCAGTCACTCTGCGTGGGAGTCTTGTACACCTGAGGAGCCAGAGGAGAGCCTTAGGCCCAGGCCACGGCTGAAACCACAGACCAAAAAGGCCAAGCTGCATCAGTGTGATGTGTGCCTGAGGAGCTTCAGCTGCAAGGTGAGCCTGGTGACCCATCAGCGTTGCCACCTGCAGGAGGGGCCCAGTGCCAGCCGGCATGTCCAGGAGAGGTTCTCACCGAACAGCCTGGTTGCCCTGCCTGGCCACATCCCTTGGAGGAAAAGCCGGAGTTCCCTCATCTGTGGTTACTGTGGCAAGAGCTTCAGTCACCCATCTGACTTAGTGCGGCACCAGCGCATCCACACGGGCGAGCGGCCCTACAGCTGCACCGAGTGTGAGAAGAGCTTTGTCCAGAAGCAGCACCTCCTGCAGCACCAGAAGATCCACCAGCGGGAGCGGGGCGGGCTGGCCCTGGAGCCCGGAAGGCCCAATGGCCTGCTTTAA